tctcaagaaattaaatttgacagAATTATGttggtttttaattaataaagattttgaatTACATTggaataaatgttaataaagaagaataatgtgtaaaactttaatatttatagaagattataaatgttatgcatggcttttgtttaaatttgacaacaattatttaaactagaaaaagtaattattaaaacgatATTTAGCTcgaagataattattattaattaagtcaTATTTGGCACTAAGCAATAAACCgttaatacattatttctttttctttccataaaaaaaataaatgttttaatttgctttaaaaaaaaacgctttaATTCGCTTTTTGAGAAACAGagatagaatttatttaagataaaagcTAATAGAAAATTCATTTACGTCAAGCTGATATCTCGATGAAAATCTAGAACATCGTGTTTTTCAGACACGCGTTGCCGGAAAGTCCACCGGACAGCGGAAGCGAGCCACCGTATTCACCGCCAGGACATAATGACACTCAGCACGTGCATTCGCCACGTAAgtctaaattatataagagTTATTTTAATGAGCGTGTAGAATTGTGTAATTTACAATTGTGTATAATTACAGATCAAAAAGCTGCCTTGCAGGAGATACTTTTGCATCACCAGAGCAACCAGTACCCGTCGAATTTGTTGCCGCCGTCCCCGAGAGCGTTGCCTGCGACAACAGATCCTCTACTGTTAACACCGGTCTTGACGCCCCATCTGACATCGGGAACGACGAATATCTCGACGCAGCCTCAGATAGGACCGTCTTTGGTACAGTTGTCGCACGAGCATAGTCCACCCGGCATCAACACCCTCTATTCCTCCCTGCAATCGGCTccaaaaaagagaaaactcAGTCAGGATGGTCTCATTCACGTTAAACAGGTGAACTCCTTTGTtcgtaaatttatatgatcgtttttttttcttttttccgtttCTAACGTTCTTGCGTATTATTATTCAGGAACCTGAATTGGGTACTGTGGAACACAGCTGTAGTAGCAGCAGTGCGGTACTCGATGGCGACGAAGTCGCCGACAGTAATTATATCGACGCTAGTTATCAGTGCATTCGGTTCCACCCTTTCCAACAGACATCCTGGCACGTTCTTTGCGATCACAATCTCAAAGAGTTACCGGTACCGCATTACAGGGTGGACGCCGACAAAGGTTTTAATTTTAGCAATTCGGACGACGCATTCGTCTGTCAGAAAAAGAATCATTTCCAGGTAAAAGGGCGATGTCTGATAGTTCGTACTAATAGAACAAAGTATATCGCGAGCTTAAGAATGCATTTCTCTTTGAATCTGGATATAGCGATGTGTTgtcgaaattatatataagttttcGCCGTGTAAATGCATTCTCTTCAATTGCACTTGCGCTTTCAGATAACGTGTCACGCGCAACTTCAAGGAGAGGCTGTGTTCGTTCGAACTGGCGAAGGTCTGAAAAAAATCAGCGGTTTCCAACTGCACTTTTACGGGGTGAAAGTGGAATCGCCGTCGCAAACTATCAGAGTCGAACAAAGTCAGAGCGACAGAAGCAAGAAGCCATTTCATCCAGTAACGTGAGTTGTTTGCATAAAAGGAACAATATACACGTACCGATAGAAcataattagatataattgAATTACATCTATGATAGATATTGTGTTAACAGGGTCGATTTAGGCGGCGAGCGTGTTACGAAAGTGACAGTCGGCCGTTTGCACTTTAGCGAGACGACGAGTAATAATATGCGCAAGAAGGGAAAACCGAATCCAGATCAGAGGTATTTTCACTTGGTCGTTGGACTGCACGCCCATACCGCAGACCAAGCCAGTTATCAAGTGGTGGCTCACGCGTCGGAACGTATAATTGTCAGGGTATGTAAATCAGCGGAGAGGATAGTTCTCTCACCGACACCGGGATTGATTCTCATACATTCTAGGCGAGTAATCCGGGACAGTTTGAATCGGAAGGCAGTGGCGTAGGTGCTGAAGGTGGATGGCAGAGAGGTGCAGCCCCGGACAGCGTGTATCATGCCGGTAGAGTAGGAATTAATACGGACAGGCCGGACGAGGCTCTCGTTGTGCACGGCAATATGAAGGTGCGCGAGTTTCGAATGCGTTAACTCTGAAACAATCTGGACATTTTTACGTACTAATGAAGATTTGCTatgaatttattacttttttatatttgtaatatttgtgagtaaatataattactgaCAGTTaatttagtattattaatttataaatatataaataaatgggaagcaaagaaatatatttgaagttgcaagtatttatatagaatgcaaatatattttcttttacatttgttattattgGTATTACAAATGTGTACAATAGGATGCTGTCCactctttaaatttatttcttttcttgttCAATTTCTTCTCAAAAGCTTCGACTGCatcgataatatatttatgaattatttcacGGGTGTTGTGTAGCtgtttaaaagataaatcaaATGTTAACTCGTTCAATTGATTGCAGGTTACAGGGCATATCGTTCAACCTAGCGACGCGAGAGCGAAGCAGAGCGTTCAAGAGGTGGATACGCGTGAACAGCTTCGAAACGTCCAACAACTGCGCGTTGTTCGTTATCGGTACGCGCCGGAATTCGCGCAGCACTCTGGTCTGGATGTCAAACAGGAGGATACTGGCGTCATAGCACAGGAAGTTCAGCAAATTTTGCCGGAAGCGGTGCTGCCGGCCGGTGATATAGTTCTACCAAATGGCCAGAGAATCGAAAATTTCTTAGTGGTGAATAAAGAGAGGATATTTATGGAGAACGTTGGCGCCGTCAAGGAATTATGTAAGGTAAGATTCTTACAGGTTCTTTCGCAGTTTATTAAATCAAGTTTAACCGTTTGACTACTATGGaggaaattatttatcttccAACACAGAAATATAGTGttacataataatgtaatatagatatttaaaaaataagaggaAAGTTTACGtggcaaaaaaattttgctggCGCTATAATTTGTAGGTAGAAAACGAAAGAATATATCAGTCCTTGGTGGCCAAACAGTACACACACGTATAACGAATTATTTACAGGTGACAGATAGTTTAGAAACCAGAATAGATCAGTTAGAGAGAATAAATAAACGACTGGCAAAGTTGAAAAGAGGGGATAGTCTAAAGAGTTCCATCAGCACGGTGTCTAGTATATCAGGCAACAAATATTCATCTTCTATCAATAACAATAAGTCATCATTGCACGGCAAGACGAAAAGGCtcgaaagagaggaagagttTCTCTGCAGTAATAAATTCATTCAGATTATCATTGTTATACTTATTCTCATCATGGCATTTtggtaattatttatcttgttattttcttactttgatcagcattttaattacagatataattaatCGACGTTACAATTTTTAGCCTAGTTGCAATGGCAACTTTATACTTCTTAGAGTACCAAAAACGCAGCAGCATCGAATGGTCCACCATGGCTAGCAACGGAATGCTGGCTATCGGTCCAGCTCATCCGCCGGCGTTATCCACCACTTCGAATTATGAGCACCGATATAATTCGTTGCTGCATAGCACTCTATCTCCTTTATATACTAAACGCGGATCTTCTACAAGGGGATCAGACGGAGCGTCCATCAAAAGCAATTCTCTCACCACGCCGACTCCGCACACGAAACAACAAGTGTATACTCAGGAAATAACGCGATATCCGAGCCATCCAGGTCCCCAACCTAAACTTGAGAAAAACAAgtcagtaaaatatttattaatgttaacgTCGCGAAGAGGCATCTGGCAGCAGATTCGTTGAACTGTCGTTTTCATGTTTCAGTGAATTTCCGGGAAATTGGCTCAGCAGAAACGGTGCAGGCGCTGTTCCCAGTAACGTGGACGAAAACGATCAAGGCTCGGACGTAGATTCTTCATCCGCCAGCAAAGGTCCGGTTCCTATAGGAAGACCCGAGGAATGTCCTGCGCATTTTAGCGAGCTCGAAAGCCCATGTCAGGTACTTGAGAATTTTTTGATACAACTATTTGACAAAGAGCGTTATTAATACATTGCCAACTTATTATTCAGAATTATTCAGAAATTTTCTAAACTTGAAGACACACGTATTGATGATATTGAAACTGTGCGATCAGCGTCCAGCGCGTCAGATTATTGTGCGATTGGCAAAGTGTTAAATATATggatacattatatttattactaaataaatcaagtaaactttattttctgtaGGTATATTGCTGCACAACTGAAATTCATCAATTGGAAGATCTTCAACCCGATCACCCACCAGAAAAGAAATCAATCTGTAAGTGtttacatttgaattttttaattaaagcataCGTAAATGTTATGTTTTATATCATTCGAACTTGCACTGTGACTTGCACTGTTCTGTAACagattttattctattctaGCAGACCACCTGGAGCAGCCATTAAGCATGCCGCATGAAGAGAAACGAAAATTAAGCAAAGGTTTCCAAAATGGCATCAGTCCGTCCGATCCCAGTACTCAGACTCTTGTGAAGGAGGTACAGATTTTCCGCGAGACtcaattgtattaaatattt
Above is a genomic segment from Linepithema humile isolate Giens D197 chromosome 6, Lhum_UNIL_v1.0, whole genome shotgun sequence containing:
- the LOC105671294 gene encoding myelin regulatory factor-like protein isoform X3, whose translation is MDVIVDGDEQTLQAILGRNDFVGGIDNEALDFSQLEDFINSDSEQPATSTCEQLRCCAPACRYFADTLAHNENGGGTTSHNGRIEPPTSQPVGQQQPPPRLPSPQMTQAHPVSIACASGTTTVPNNNGSYKDPQSYVHPHALPESPPDSGSEPPYSPPGHNDTQHVHSPHQKAALQEILLHHQSNQYPSNLLPPSPRALPATTDPLLLTPVLTPHLTSGTTNISTQPQIGPSLVQLSHEHSPPGINTLYSSLQSAPKKRKLSQDGLIHVKQEPELGTVEHSCSSSSAVLDGDEVADSNYIDASYQCIRFHPFQQTSWHVLCDHNLKELPVPHYRVDADKGFNFSNSDDAFVCQKKNHFQITCHAQLQGEAVFVRTGEGLKKISGFQLHFYGVKVESPSQTIRVEQSQSDRSKKPFHPVTYCVNRVDLGGERVTKVTVGRLHFSETTSNNMRKKGKPNPDQRYFHLVVGLHAHTADQASYQVVAHASERIIVRASNPGQFESEGSGVGAEGGWQRGAAPDSVYHAGRVGINTDRPDEALVVHGNMKVTGHIVQPSDARAKQSVQEVDTREQLRNVQQLRVVRYRYAPEFAQHSGLDVKQEDTGVIAQEVQQILPEAVLPAGDIVLPNGQRIENFLVVNKERIFMENVGAVKELCKVTDSLETRIDQLERINKRLAKLKRGDSLKSSISTVSSISGNKYSSSINNNKSSLHGKTKRLEREEEFLCSNKFIQIIIVILILIMAFCLVAMATLYFLEYQKRSSIEWSTMASNGMLAIGPAHPPALSTTSNYEHRYNSLLHSTLSPLYTKRGSSTRGSDGASIKSNSLTTPTPHTKQQVYTQEITRYPSHPGPQPKLEKNNEFPGNWLSRNGAGAVPSNVDENDQGSDVDSSSASKGPVPIGRPEECPAHFSELESPCQVYCCTTEIHQLEDLQPDHPPEKKSISDHLEQPLSMPHEEKRKLSKGFQNGISPSDPSTQTLVKETNYKYLHKRARRETGGGDWGEVASNAAGSLPPEPRPQLFIVTKKFNTSLDHRYCSPSSPDTPNNISCIVPLSKHMPDMHLTLHFVGMPWYWQIVTQCPVLSSPGIDETIVCSWNYALPQQAQYIENNQPGDQTFSLDVAHYLRKTLKYRIPTMQPQENICKSKHGVDYLEFTLHFYRDCEEQ
- the LOC105671294 gene encoding myelin regulatory factor-like protein isoform X1; this translates as MDVIVDGDEQTLQAILGRNDFVGGIDNEALDFSQLEDFINSDSEQPATSTCEQLRCCAPACRYFADTLAHNENGGGTTSHNGRIEPPTSQPVGQQQPPPRLPSPQMTQAHPVSIACASGTTTVPNNNGSYKDPQSYVHPHALPESPPDSGSEPPYSPPGHNDTQHVHSPHQKAALQEILLHHQSNQYPSNLLPPSPRALPATTDPLLLTPVLTPHLTSGTTNISTQPQIGPSLVQLSHEHSPPGINTLYSSLQSAPKKRKLSQDGLIHVKQEPELGTVEHSCSSSSAVLDGDEVADSNYIDASYQCIRFHPFQQTSWHVLCDHNLKELPVPHYRVDADKGFNFSNSDDAFVCQKKNHFQITCHAQLQGEAVFVRTGEGLKKISGFQLHFYGVKVESPSQTIRVEQSQSDRSKKPFHPVTYCVNRVDLGGERVTKVTVGRLHFSETTSNNMRKKGKPNPDQRYFHLVVGLHAHTADQASYQVVAHASERIIVRASNPGQFESEGSGVGAEGGWQRGAAPDSVYHAGRVGINTDRPDEALVVHGNMKVTGHIVQPSDARAKQSVQEVDTREQLRNVQQLRVVRYRYAPEFAQHSGLDVKQEDTGVIAQEVQQILPEAVLPAGDIVLPNGQRIENFLVVNKERIFMENVGAVKELCKVTDSLETRIDQLERINKRLAKLKRGDSLKSSISTVSSISGNKYSSSINNNKSSLHGKTKRLEREEEFLCSNKFIQIIIVILILIMAFCLVAMATLYFLEYQKRSSIEWSTMASNGMLAIGPAHPPALSTTSNYEHRYNSLLHSTLSPLYTKRGSSTRGSDGASIKSNSLTTPTPHTKQQVYTQEITRYPSHPGPQPKLEKNNEFPGNWLSRNGAGAVPSNVDENDQGSDVDSSSASKGPVPIGRPEECPAHFSELESPCQVYCCTTEIHQLEDLQPDHPPEKKSISDHLEQPLSMPHEEKRKLSKGFQNGISPSDPSTQTLVKEPILQTNYKYLHKRARRETGGGDWGEVASNAAGSLPPEPRPQLFIVTKKFNTSLDHRYCSPSSPDTPNNISCIVPLSKHMPDMHLTLHFVGMPWYWQIVTQCPVLSSPGIDETIVCSWNYALPQQAQYIENNQPGDQTFSLDVAHYLRKTLKYRIPTMQPQENICKSKHGVDYLEFTLHFYRDCEEQ
- the LOC105671294 gene encoding myelin regulatory factor-like protein isoform X6; its protein translation is MDVIVDGDEQTLQAILGRNDFVGGIDNEALDFSQLEDFINSDSEQPATYFADTLAHNENGGGTTSHNGRIEPPTSQPVGQQQPPPRLPSPQMTQAHPVSIACASGTTTVPNNNGSYKDPQSYVHPHALPESPPDSGSEPPYSPPGHNDTQHVHSPHQKAALQEILLHHQSNQYPSNLLPPSPRALPATTDPLLLTPVLTPHLTSGTTNISTQPQIGPSLVQLSHEHSPPGINTLYSSLQSAPKKRKLSQDGLIHVKQEPELGTVEHSCSSSSAVLDGDEVADSNYIDASYQCIRFHPFQQTSWHVLCDHNLKELPVPHYRVDADKGFNFSNSDDAFVCQKKNHFQITCHAQLQGEAVFVRTGEGLKKISGFQLHFYGVKVESPSQTIRVEQSQSDRSKKPFHPVTYCVNRVDLGGERVTKVTVGRLHFSETTSNNMRKKGKPNPDQRYFHLVVGLHAHTADQASYQVVAHASERIIVRASNPGQFESEGSGVGAEGGWQRGAAPDSVYHAGRVGINTDRPDEALVVHGNMKVTGHIVQPSDARAKQSVQEVDTREQLRNVQQLRVVRYRYAPEFAQHSGLDVKQEDTGVIAQEVQQILPEAVLPAGDIVLPNGQRIENFLVVNKERIFMENVGAVKELCKVTDSLETRIDQLERINKRLAKLKRGDSLKSSISTVSSISGNKYSSSINNNKSSLHGKTKRLEREEEFLCSNKFIQIIIVILILIMAFCLVAMATLYFLEYQKRSSIEWSTMASNGMLAIGPAHPPALSTTSNYEHRYNSLLHSTLSPLYTKRGSSTRGSDGASIKSNSLTTPTPHTKQQVYTQEITRYPSHPGPQPKLEKNNEFPGNWLSRNGAGAVPSNVDENDQGSDVDSSSASKGPVPIGRPEECPAHFSELESPCQVYCCTTEIHQLEDLQPDHPPEKKSISDHLEQPLSMPHEEKRKLSKGFQNGISPSDPSTQTLVKEPILQTNYKYLHKRARRETGGGDWGEVASNAAGSLPPEPRPQLFIVTKKFNTSLDHRYCSPSSPDTPNNISCIVPLSKHMPDMHLTLHFVGMPWYWQIVTQCPVLSSPGIDETIVCSWNYALPQQAQYIENNQPGDQTFSLDVAHYLRKTLKYRIPTMQPQENICKSKHGVDYLEFTLHFYRDCEEQ
- the LOC105671294 gene encoding myelin regulatory factor-like protein isoform X8 gives rise to the protein MDVIVDGDEQTLQAILGRNDFVGGIDNEALDFSQLEDFINSDSEQPATYFADTLAHNENGGGTTSHNGRIEPPTSQPVGQQQPPPRLPSPQMTQAHPVSIACASGTTTVPNNNGSYKDPQSYVHPHALPESPPDSGSEPPYSPPGHNDTQHVHSPHQKAALQEILLHHQSNQYPSNLLPPSPRALPATTDPLLLTPVLTPHLTSGTTNISTQPQIGPSLVQLSHEHSPPGINTLYSSLQSAPKKRKLSQDGLIHVKQEPELGTVEHSCSSSSAVLDGDEVADSNYIDASYQCIRFHPFQQTSWHVLCDHNLKELPVPHYRVDADKGFNFSNSDDAFVCQKKNHFQITCHAQLQGEAVFVRTGEGLKKISGFQLHFYGVKVESPSQTIRVEQSQSDRSKKPFHPVTVDLGGERVTKVTVGRLHFSETTSNNMRKKGKPNPDQRYFHLVVGLHAHTADQASYQVVAHASERIIVRASNPGQFESEGSGVGAEGGWQRGAAPDSVYHAGRVGINTDRPDEALVVHGNMKVTGHIVQPSDARAKQSVQEVDTREQLRNVQQLRVVRYRYAPEFAQHSGLDVKQEDTGVIAQEVQQILPEAVLPAGDIVLPNGQRIENFLVVNKERIFMENVGAVKELCKVTDSLETRIDQLERINKRLAKLKRGDSLKSSISTVSSISGNKYSSSINNNKSSLHGKTKRLEREEEFLCSNKFIQIIIVILILIMAFCLVAMATLYFLEYQKRSSIEWSTMASNGMLAIGPAHPPALSTTSNYEHRYNSLLHSTLSPLYTKRGSSTRGSDGASIKSNSLTTPTPHTKQQVYTQEITRYPSHPGPQPKLEKNNEFPGNWLSRNGAGAVPSNVDENDQGSDVDSSSASKGPVPIGRPEECPAHFSELESPCQVYCCTTEIHQLEDLQPDHPPEKKSISDHLEQPLSMPHEEKRKLSKGFQNGISPSDPSTQTLVKETNYKYLHKRARRETGGGDWGEVASNAAGSLPPEPRPQLFIVTKKFNTSLDHRYCSPSSPDTPNNISCIVPLSKHMPDMHLTLHFVGMPWYWQIVTQCPVLSSPGIDETIVCSWNYALPQQAQYIENNQPGDQTFSLDVAHYLRKTLKYRIPTMQPQENICKSKHGVDYLEFTLHFYRDCEEQ
- the LOC105671294 gene encoding myelin regulatory factor-like protein isoform X5, which codes for MDVIVDGDEQTLQAILGRNDFVGGIDNEALDFSQLEDFINSDSEQPATSTCEQLRCCAPACRYFADTLAHNENGGGTTSHNGRIEPPTSQPVGQQQPPPRLPSPQMTQAHPVSIACASGTTTVPNNNGSYKDPQSYVHPHALPESPPDSGSEPPYSPPGHNDTQHVHSPHQKAALQEILLHHQSNQYPSNLLPPSPRALPATTDPLLLTPVLTPHLTSGTTNISTQPQIGPSLVQLSHEHSPPGINTLYSSLQSAPKKRKLSQDGLIHVKQEPELGTVEHSCSSSSAVLDGDEVADSNYIDASYQCIRFHPFQQTSWHVLCDHNLKELPVPHYRVDADKGFNFSNSDDAFVCQKKNHFQITCHAQLQGEAVFVRTGEGLKKISGFQLHFYGVKVESPSQTIRVEQSQSDRSKKPFHPVTYCVNRVDLGGERVTKVTVGRLHFSETTSNNMRKKGKPNPDQRYFHLVVGLHAHTADQASYQVVAHASERIIVRASNPGQFESEGSGVGAEGGWQRGAAPDSVYHAGRVGINTDRPDEALVVHGNMKVTGHIVQPSDARAKQSVQEVDTREQLRNVQQLRVVRYRYAPEFAQHSGLDVKQEDTGVIAQEVQQILPEAVLPAGDIVLPNGQRIENFLVVNKERIFMENVGAVKELCKVTDSLETRIDQLERINKRLAKLKRGDSLKSSISTVSSISGNKYSSSINNNKSSLHGKTKRLEREEEFLCSNKFIQIIIVILILIMAFCLVAMATLYFLEYQKRSSIEWSTMASNGMLAIGPAHPPALSTTSNYEHRYNSLLHSTLSPLYTKRGSSTRGSDGASIKSNSLTTPTPHTKQQVYTQEITRYPSHPGPQPKLEKNNEFPGNWLSRNGAGAVPSNVDENDQGSDVDSSSASKGPVPIGRPEECPAHFSELESPCQVYCCTTEIHQLEDLQPDHPPEKKSIYHLEQPLSMPHEEKRKLSKGFQNGISPSDPSTQTLVKETNYKYLHKRARRETGGGDWGEVASNAAGSLPPEPRPQLFIVTKKFNTSLDHRYCSPSSPDTPNNISCIVPLSKHMPDMHLTLHFVGMPWYWQIVTQCPVLSSPGIDETIVCSWNYALPQQAQYIENNQPGDQTFSLDVAHYLRKTLKYRIPTMQPQENICKSKHGVDYLEFTLHFYRDCEEQ
- the LOC105671294 gene encoding myelin regulatory factor-like protein isoform X9, with amino-acid sequence MDVIVDGDEQTLQAILGRNDFVGGIDNEALDFSQLEDFINSDSEQPATHALPESPPDSGSEPPYSPPGHNDTQHVHSPHQKAALQEILLHHQSNQYPSNLLPPSPRALPATTDPLLLTPVLTPHLTSGTTNISTQPQIGPSLVQLSHEHSPPGINTLYSSLQSAPKKRKLSQDGLIHVKQEPELGTVEHSCSSSSAVLDGDEVADSNYIDASYQCIRFHPFQQTSWHVLCDHNLKELPVPHYRVDADKGFNFSNSDDAFVCQKKNHFQITCHAQLQGEAVFVRTGEGLKKISGFQLHFYGVKVESPSQTIRVEQSQSDRSKKPFHPVTYCVNRVDLGGERVTKVTVGRLHFSETTSNNMRKKGKPNPDQRYFHLVVGLHAHTADQASYQVVAHASERIIVRASNPGQFESEGSGVGAEGGWQRGAAPDSVYHAGRVGINTDRPDEALVVHGNMKVTGHIVQPSDARAKQSVQEVDTREQLRNVQQLRVVRYRYAPEFAQHSGLDVKQEDTGVIAQEVQQILPEAVLPAGDIVLPNGQRIENFLVVNKERIFMENVGAVKELCKVTDSLETRIDQLERINKRLAKLKRGDSLKSSISTVSSISGNKYSSSINNNKSSLHGKTKRLEREEEFLCSNKFIQIIIVILILIMAFCLVAMATLYFLEYQKRSSIEWSTMASNGMLAIGPAHPPALSTTSNYEHRYNSLLHSTLSPLYTKRGSSTRGSDGASIKSNSLTTPTPHTKQQVYTQEITRYPSHPGPQPKLEKNNEFPGNWLSRNGAGAVPSNVDENDQGSDVDSSSASKGPVPIGRPEECPAHFSELESPCQVYCCTTEIHQLEDLQPDHPPEKKSISDHLEQPLSMPHEEKRKLSKGFQNGISPSDPSTQTLVKEPILQTNYKYLHKRARRETGGGDWGEVASNAAGSLPPEPRPQLFIVTKKFNTSLDHRYCSPSSPDTPNNISCIVPLSKHMPDMHLTLHFVGMPWYWQIVTQCPVLSSPGIDETIVCSWNYALPQQAQYIENNQPGDQTFSLDVAHYLRKTLKYRIPTMQPQENICKSKHGVDYLEFTLHFYRDCEEQ
- the LOC105671294 gene encoding myelin regulatory factor-like protein isoform X7, with product MDVIVDGDEQTLQAILGRNDFVGGIDNEALDFSQLEDFINSDSEQPATYFADTLAHNENGGGTTSHNGRIEPPTSQPVGQQQPPPRLPSPQMTQAHPVSIACASGTTTVPNNNGSYKDPQSYVHPHALPESPPDSGSEPPYSPPGHNDTQHVHSPHQKAALQEILLHHQSNQYPSNLLPPSPRALPATTDPLLLTPVLTPHLTSGTTNISTQPQIGPSLVQLSHEHSPPGINTLYSSLQSAPKKRKLSQDGLIHVKQEPELGTVEHSCSSSSAVLDGDEVADSNYIDASYQCIRFHPFQQTSWHVLCDHNLKELPVPHYRVDADKGFNFSNSDDAFVCQKKNHFQITCHAQLQGEAVFVRTGEGLKKISGFQLHFYGVKVESPSQTIRVEQSQSDRSKKPFHPVTYCVNRVDLGGERVTKVTVGRLHFSETTSNNMRKKGKPNPDQRYFHLVVGLHAHTADQASYQVVAHASERIIVRASNPGQFESEGSGVGAEGGWQRGAAPDSVYHAGRVGINTDRPDEALVVHGNMKVTGHIVQPSDARAKQSVQEVDTREQLRNVQQLRVVRYRYAPEFAQHSGLDVKQEDTGVIAQEVQQILPEAVLPAGDIVLPNGQRIENFLVVNKERIFMENVGAVKELCKVTDSLETRIDQLERINKRLAKLKRGDSLKSSISTVSSISGNKYSSSINNNKSSLHGKTKRLEREEEFLCSNKFIQIIIVILILIMAFCLVAMATLYFLEYQKRSSIEWSTMASNGMLAIGPAHPPALSTTSNYEHRYNSLLHSTLSPLYTKRGSSTRGSDGASIKSNSLTTPTPHTKQQVYTQEITRYPSHPGPQPKLEKNNEFPGNWLSRNGAGAVPSNVDENDQGSDVDSSSASKGPVPIGRPEECPAHFSELESPCQVYCCTTEIHQLEDLQPDHPPEKKSISDHLEQPLSMPHEEKRKLSKGFQNGISPSDPSTQTLVKETNYKYLHKRARRETGGGDWGEVASNAAGSLPPEPRPQLFIVTKKFNTSLDHRYCSPSSPDTPNNISCIVPLSKHMPDMHLTLHFVGMPWYWQIVTQCPVLSSPGIDETIVCSWNYALPQQAQYIENNQPGDQTFSLDVAHYLRKTLKYRIPTMQPQENICKSKHGVDYLEFTLHFYRDCEEQ
- the LOC105671294 gene encoding myelin regulatory factor-like protein isoform X4; the encoded protein is MDVIVDGDEQTLQAILGRNDFVGGIDNEALDFSQLEDFINSDSEQPATSTCEQLRCCAPACRYFADTLAHNENGGGTTSHNGRIEPPTSQPVGQQQPPPRLPSPQMTQAHPVSIACASGTTTVPNNNGSYKDPQSYVHPHALPESPPDSGSEPPYSPPGHNDTQHVHSPHQKAALQEILLHHQSNQYPSNLLPPSPRALPATTDPLLLTPVLTPHLTSGTTNISTQPQIGPSLVQLSHEHSPPGINTLYSSLQSAPKKRKLSQDGLIHVKQEPELGTVEHSCSSSSAVLDGDEVADSNYIDASYQCIRFHPFQQTSWHVLCDHNLKELPVPHYRVDADKGFNFSNSDDAFVCQKKNHFQITCHAQLQGEAVFVRTGEGLKKISGFQLHFYGVKVESPSQTIRVEQSQSDRSKKPFHPVTVDLGGERVTKVTVGRLHFSETTSNNMRKKGKPNPDQRYFHLVVGLHAHTADQASYQVVAHASERIIVRASNPGQFESEGSGVGAEGGWQRGAAPDSVYHAGRVGINTDRPDEALVVHGNMKVTGHIVQPSDARAKQSVQEVDTREQLRNVQQLRVVRYRYAPEFAQHSGLDVKQEDTGVIAQEVQQILPEAVLPAGDIVLPNGQRIENFLVVNKERIFMENVGAVKELCKVTDSLETRIDQLERINKRLAKLKRGDSLKSSISTVSSISGNKYSSSINNNKSSLHGKTKRLEREEEFLCSNKFIQIIIVILILIMAFCLVAMATLYFLEYQKRSSIEWSTMASNGMLAIGPAHPPALSTTSNYEHRYNSLLHSTLSPLYTKRGSSTRGSDGASIKSNSLTTPTPHTKQQVYTQEITRYPSHPGPQPKLEKNNEFPGNWLSRNGAGAVPSNVDENDQGSDVDSSSASKGPVPIGRPEECPAHFSELESPCQVYCCTTEIHQLEDLQPDHPPEKKSISDHLEQPLSMPHEEKRKLSKGFQNGISPSDPSTQTLVKEPILQTNYKYLHKRARRETGGGDWGEVASNAAGSLPPEPRPQLFIVTKKFNTSLDHRYCSPSSPDTPNNISCIVPLSKHMPDMHLTLHFVGMPWYWQIVTQCPVLSSPGIDETIVCSWNYALPQQAQYIENNQPGDQTFSLDVAHYLRKTLKYRIPTMQPQENICKSKHGVDYLEFTLHFYRDCEEQ